The sequence ATGGCAGGATGGAAAGAATCTCGTACAATCATTCCTGCATTAGAATATGAAATAAAAGTACCTGAAGCTGACTTCGAAAGGCTTTCTCAAAATGTACGATTTGATATTGATGTTTTGCCTCATGGTTATGGTTGGTGTTTTCCTAAAAAAAATCATTTGTCTGTTGGAGTAGCTGCTTTTGTAAAAAATAACGAAACTTTAAATCTTAAAAAATATTATACAGATTATTTAAAAGTTCTTGGAATTTCAACTGTTTTAAGTGAACAATCGCACGGTTTTGTAATTCCAATTAGTCCAAGAACAGATTCGTTTGTTAAAAACAATGTTTTTTTGATTGGAGACGCGGCTGGTTTTGCTGATCCTATTTTTGCGGAGGGAATTTCTAATTCTATTTTAAGTGGAATTTTAGCTGCACAAGCAATTGCTGAAAGTAATTTGGATCCAATCAAAGCTGAACAATTGTATAACGATAAATTAGAAGTAGAGATTTTACCTCAATTAAGAATTGGAAGAATTGCTTCTAAATACGTTTACAAACGAAAAATGCTGCGAAATGTTCTAGCTAAAAAATTCGGAATTACATTGACTAATAAATTAGCAGATGTTTTCATGGGCGATTCTTTACTACCGAATGATATTAAAGGTTCTATAATGCGAAAGTTTAAAGAAGCGTTAATTAAATAATATAAATCACCTATTTTAGTTTATACTTGATAAAGCTATCTCATAACGAGATGGCTTTTTTTATTTAAAAAAAATATTTACAAATAAATAAAATATTTTTTAGTTTAATCTAAATTTATATTTTTGTAAATAATAAAATTTAAATCAGTATGAATAGAAAATATATTTTAGCTTCATTTTTGTTTACTTTACAATGTTTTTCGCAAACAGGAAATCTAAAAGGGATTATTTCTTCAGATAAAACATTCTTAGAAAACGCTAATGTCAAGATTCAAAATTCAGAAATTTTGATTTTTTCTGATCAAAATGGATATTACGAAATACAAAACATACCCGTAGGAAAACAAATCATTCAAGTAAATTACATCGGTTTTCAATCCCAATCGCAAACCATAGAAATTTTAGAAGGACAAACCATCGAGTTAAATTTTGAACTACTTGATGATTATTTAGGTCTTGAAGAAATGGTGATTACCTCCACTCGTAAACAAGTTCCAGTGTATAAAGCTCCTGTTGTTGTTAGTAGGATAAATTCAAAAACATTTGAAACAACGCAATCTTTAGCGCTTTCAGAAAGTTTGAATTTCAGTCCCGGATTACGCATGGAAACCAATTGTCAAAACTGTGGATTCACCCAAGTAAGAATGAATGGACTTGAAGGTCCTTATACACAAATCCTCATTAATAGCAGGCCTATTTTTTCTGCCTTAATGGGAGTTTATGGATTGGATATGTTGCCAACTAATATGATTGATCGTGTAGAAGTTATTCGCGGTGGTGGTTCTGCACTTTATGGCGGAAATGCCATTGCGGGTACTATTAATATCTTAACCAAAGATCCGATAAAAAATAGTTTTTCTATAGGTTCTAATTTAGCTTTTACAGATTATAAAGTTCCTGATAGAACTATAAATGTTAACGGAAGCGTGGTAAGTGAAGATTTAAATAAAGGAATGAGTTTTTACGCCTATAACCGTGATCGTAAACCTTGGGATGCCAATGGTGATGGATTTTCTGAACAAACGCTTTTAAAAAATACCACTTTTGGATTTGATGCTTTTTGGCAAACTTCTGATTTAAGTAAATTAAAAATAAATCTTTTTAATATAAATGAATTCCGTCGTGGCGGAAATAAATTTGAACTTCCGGCTCATCAGACAGATATAACGGAACAATTAGATCATAAAATCTTAGGCGGAGCCATTTCGTTTGAACAAGCTTCAGCAGATTTAAAACATAAATTTTCTGTTTTTTCTTCTGCACAAACAGCAAATAGAGATAGTTACTACGGCGGTGGCGGAAGAATATTAGAAATTGGAGATCAACTTACAGAACAAGATATTACAGCAATTAATGCTTACGGAAATTCAAATGATATTTCGATTGTAACAGGTGCTAATTATGGTTATGAAATCAATAATAAATATAATATTTTGGCAGGTGTTGATTATAATTTCAATCAAGTTGAAGATAAAATGCCAGGTTACAATCGTTCAATAGATCAAAAAGTTGGAACACTAGGTTTTTACGGTCAGATTGAAATGATGCCCTTAGAAAAATTT comes from Flavobacterium sp. I3-2 and encodes:
- a CDS encoding geranylgeranyl reductase family protein, whose protein sequence is MKLFDIAIIGSGPAGASAAFELSSKGFSTVIIEKEILPRYKTCGGGLVYRGRKYLPFDISTVIEKEFFEADAYFANTDIKLTLKKDKPLITMVMRESYDNLIVEKAKENGVTLLQNHKVIDISFGDVQIIHTSQVDIAAKFIISGDGALSPVAKMAGWKESRTIIPALEYEIKVPEADFERLSQNVRFDIDVLPHGYGWCFPKKNHLSVGVAAFVKNNETLNLKKYYTDYLKVLGISTVLSEQSHGFVIPISPRTDSFVKNNVFLIGDAAGFADPIFAEGISNSILSGILAAQAIAESNLDPIKAEQLYNDKLEVEILPQLRIGRIASKYVYKRKMLRNVLAKKFGITLTNKLADVFMGDSLLPNDIKGSIMRKFKEALIK
- a CDS encoding TonB-dependent receptor; translated protein: MNRKYILASFLFTLQCFSQTGNLKGIISSDKTFLENANVKIQNSEILIFSDQNGYYEIQNIPVGKQIIQVNYIGFQSQSQTIEILEGQTIELNFELLDDYLGLEEMVITSTRKQVPVYKAPVVVSRINSKTFETTQSLALSESLNFSPGLRMETNCQNCGFTQVRMNGLEGPYTQILINSRPIFSALMGVYGLDMLPTNMIDRVEVIRGGGSALYGGNAIAGTINILTKDPIKNSFSIGSNLAFTDYKVPDRTINVNGSVVSEDLNKGMSFYAYNRDRKPWDANGDGFSEQTLLKNTTFGFDAFWQTSDLSKLKINLFNINEFRRGGNKFELPAHQTDITEQLDHKILGGAISFEQASADLKHKFSVFSSAQTANRDSYYGGGGRILEIGDQLTEQDITAINAYGNSNDISIVTGANYGYEINNKYNILAGVDYNFNQVEDKMPGYNRSIDQKVGTLGFYGQIEMMPLEKFTFLVGARYDYVNINGRYDFDIEKSDDQKTLNAFVPRITAMYEVTDYLKIRASYSQGYRAPQAFNEDLHIETVGGAASFTVLSPDLKTEKSNSINASLNFSKNLGDVQTNIILEGFTTKLNDVFITADAKELPSGVSVLTKRNGSGARVTGLNLEASFALSRAFNLQLGGTVQNAKYDETEELWKSKDETEIVGTKNMLRTPNTYGYYTLSYNPIKPLTLSLSGVYTGKMDVTHMVDPETERTVIKRTKDFFENNIRVAYDFDFKDNCIQIYTGIQNMFHAYQKDFDRGALRDANFIYGPSRPQTFFFGAKYTLN